A genomic segment from Clostridium pasteurianum BC1 encodes:
- a CDS encoding IreB family regulatory phosphoprotein: protein MANNNDNTIQFDVLKNKKDLTKAILSEVYDSLKEKGYNPINQLVGYIISGDPTYITNYNGARALVRKLERDEILEEVLKSYLNVK, encoded by the coding sequence ATGGCAAATAACAATGATAATACTATCCAATTTGATGTATTAAAGAATAAAAAAGATTTGACAAAGGCTATATTAAGTGAAGTATATGACTCTTTGAAAGAAAAAGGATATAATCCTATAAATCAGCTAGTAGGGTACATAATATCAGGTGATCCTACATATATAACTAATTATAATGGTGCACGTGCTCTAGTGAGAAAACTGGAGAGAGATGAGATACTGGAGGAAGTATTAAAATCTTATTTAAATGTAAAATAA
- the ruvX gene encoding Holliday junction resolvase RuvX, with protein sequence MRILGLDIGDRTIGVAISDPLGYTAQGVTTIRRKNEDKDIEELAKLCKEYNVETIVSGLPKNMNGTVGPQSEKVLAFCEIIKVKIDIPVKMWDERLTTVAAEKAMLEADLSRAKRKKIIDKMAATYILQGYLDSLSMNLT encoded by the coding sequence ATGAGAATTTTAGGATTAGATATAGGAGATAGAACTATAGGTGTAGCTATAAGTGATCCACTGGGCTATACAGCTCAAGGAGTTACTACCATAAGAAGAAAAAACGAGGATAAGGATATAGAAGAATTGGCAAAGTTATGCAAAGAATATAATGTGGAAACTATTGTTTCAGGTTTACCTAAAAATATGAATGGTACAGTGGGTCCACAAAGTGAAAAGGTTTTAGCCTTTTGCGAAATTATCAAGGTAAAAATAGATATACCTGTGAAAATGTGGGATGAGAGACTTACAACAGTTGCTGCTGAAAAAGCCATGCTGGAAGCTGATCTCTCAAGGGCAAAACGTAAAAAGATAATAGATAAAATGGCTGCTACCTATATTTTACAGGGATATTTAGATAGTTTATCAATGAATCTTACTTAG
- a CDS encoding DUF1292 domain-containing protein — MENDVTNITLLDEDGNEVDFEVITKLDIEENEYVIVAPKDDSDNSEAVVLRIDIDEDGNDILYTVEDEDEFNMVSEAYEALFPDGELN; from the coding sequence ATGGAAAATGATGTGACTAATATTACTCTCTTAGATGAAGATGGTAATGAAGTAGATTTTGAAGTGATAACTAAATTAGATATTGAGGAAAATGAATACGTGATAGTTGCACCTAAGGATGATAGCGATAATTCAGAAGCTGTAGTACTTAGAATTGATATAGATGAAGACGGTAATGATATTCTCTATACAGTAGAAGATGAGGATGAATTTAATATGGTAAGTGAAGCTTATGAAGCGCTATTTCCGGATGGAGAACTAAATTAG
- a CDS encoding Fur family transcriptional regulator, whose protein sequence is MPKLSIDEIEKLKNNLKQKGYKLTPQRRAVLDIIIQSEGQHLTAEEIYELVKVDCPEIGLATVYRTVLLLEELGVISKLDLNDGCSRYELVHENENHQHHHLICTNCGKVIEVEGDLLDSLEHTIEEKYVFKIKNHSVKFYGLCSDCNKSSKLK, encoded by the coding sequence GTGCCTAAGTTATCAATAGATGAAATAGAAAAATTAAAAAATAATTTAAAACAAAAGGGCTATAAGCTGACACCTCAGAGAAGAGCTGTTTTAGATATAATAATACAAAGTGAAGGGCAGCACCTTACTGCGGAAGAAATTTATGAACTAGTAAAAGTAGATTGTCCTGAAATTGGATTAGCTACAGTGTATAGAACTGTACTTCTACTTGAGGAATTAGGCGTTATATCCAAGCTTGATTTAAACGACGGCTGCAGTAGATATGAACTTGTTCACGAAAATGAAAATCATCAGCATCACCACCTTATTTGCACAAATTGTGGTAAGGTTATAGAGGTAGAAGGGGATTTATTAGATTCTTTAGAGCATACTATTGAAGAAAAGTATGTGTTTAAAATAAAAAATCATAGTGTTAAATTTTACGGATTATGCAGTGATTGCAATAAATCCAGTAAATTAAAATAA
- a CDS encoding ribonuclease J, with protein MRKERDKIKIMPLGGLNEIGKNITVIEYKDEIAIIDCGLKFPDEEMYGIDIVIPDVTYLVKNIEKVKGIFLTHGHEDHIGALPYVLKQLNVPVYGTKLTLGIVETKLKEHGLLSIVKLVCVKPKDIIKLDTMSVEFIRTSHSIADSTAIAIHTPLGVIFHTGDFKIDYTPIDGCVADFARFAELGKRGVLLMLADSTNVERSGYTMSESTVGETFQKIFAKATGRIIVATFASNIHRIQQVVEAAEKFDRKVAVSGRSMENILAVAIEYGYLTAKEGTMISIDAINRYPADKVAIITTGSQGEPMSALTRMAASEHKKVNIVDGDMVIISASPIPGNEKLVSRVINQLFKKGADVIYEALADVHVSGHACQEELKLIHTLVKPKFFMPVHGEYRHLKQHGELAARLGMEKKNILIADNGDVIELTRSSIRKNGSVISGQVFVDGLGVGDVGNIVLRDRKHLSQDGILTVVVTIEKQSGSVIAGPDIISRGFVYVRESEDLMDEAREIVKNALKECEENHITEWATIKSNIKDGLRLFLYEKTKRKPMILPIIMEI; from the coding sequence ATGCGTAAAGAAAGAGACAAAATAAAAATTATGCCATTAGGTGGTTTAAATGAGATTGGGAAAAACATAACAGTTATAGAATATAAAGATGAAATAGCAATAATTGACTGTGGATTGAAATTTCCAGATGAAGAAATGTATGGAATAGATATAGTCATTCCAGATGTGACCTATTTAGTTAAAAATATTGAAAAAGTTAAGGGGATATTTTTAACGCATGGACATGAAGATCATATTGGAGCACTTCCCTATGTTTTGAAACAATTAAATGTTCCTGTGTATGGAACAAAACTCACCTTAGGTATAGTTGAAACAAAACTAAAGGAGCACGGTCTTTTAAGCATTGTTAAGCTTGTATGTGTTAAGCCAAAAGATATTATAAAACTTGATACCATGTCAGTTGAGTTTATAAGAACAAGTCATAGTATAGCGGATTCAACTGCTATAGCTATTCATACTCCACTTGGTGTGATTTTCCATACCGGTGATTTTAAAATAGACTATACTCCAATTGATGGATGTGTTGCGGATTTCGCTAGATTTGCTGAATTAGGTAAGAGGGGAGTCTTACTTATGCTAGCTGACAGTACTAATGTTGAAAGATCAGGATACACTATGTCTGAAAGTACAGTTGGAGAAACATTTCAAAAGATATTTGCTAAAGCTACTGGAAGAATAATAGTTGCTACTTTTGCATCTAATATACACAGAATTCAACAAGTGGTGGAGGCAGCAGAAAAATTTGATAGAAAAGTAGCTGTATCAGGCAGGAGTATGGAAAATATTTTAGCGGTTGCCATTGAATATGGATATCTAACAGCTAAAGAGGGAACAATGATCAGTATAGATGCTATAAATAGGTATCCCGCTGACAAAGTTGCGATAATAACAACCGGAAGTCAGGGAGAGCCTATGTCTGCACTTACAAGAATGGCAGCTTCTGAACACAAGAAAGTAAATATTGTTGATGGTGATATGGTTATTATTTCAGCATCACCAATACCAGGAAACGAAAAATTAGTTTCTAGAGTAATAAATCAGTTATTTAAAAAAGGTGCAGATGTTATATATGAAGCATTAGCAGATGTACATGTATCTGGTCATGCTTGCCAGGAAGAATTAAAGTTAATTCATACTTTAGTTAAACCAAAGTTTTTCATGCCAGTTCATGGAGAGTATAGACATTTAAAACAGCATGGTGAGCTTGCAGCAAGGCTTGGTATGGAAAAGAAAAATATACTTATAGCTGACAATGGAGATGTAATTGAGCTTACAAGAAGTTCTATAAGAAAAAATGGCAGTGTAATTTCAGGTCAAGTATTTGTAGATGGACTAGGTGTTGGAGATGTGGGAAATATTGTTTTAAGAGACAGAAAACATCTATCACAGGATGGAATTCTCACTGTGGTTGTTACTATTGAAAAACAAAGTGGCAGTGTTATTGCTGGACCAGATATTATTTCTAGAGGTTTTGTATATGTGAGAGAATCAGAAGATCTTATGGATGAAGCAAGAGAAATTGTTAAAAATGCTCTAAAGGAATGTGAAGAAAATCATATAACTGAATGGGCTACAATAAAATCCAATATAAAAGATGGTTTAAGGTTATTCTTATATGAAAAAACTAAAAGAAAGCCTATGATACTACCTATAATTATGGAAATATAA
- the typA gene encoding translational GTPase TypA, translated as MELFTRNDIRNVAIIAHVDHGKTTLVDSLLRQSHVFRSNEKVQERVMDSNDLEKERGITILSKNTSVIHKGIKINIVDTPGHADFGGEVERVLKMVDSVLLLVDAFEGPMPQTKFVLKKALELGLKPIVVVNKIDKPNARPTDVINEVFDLFVELGASDEQLEFPIIYASARDGIAKYEVEDESDNMEPLFDTIIKHVKAPIGYLEAPFQMLVTTIDSNEYVGRIAIGKVERGRLKKNQQAAAIRKDGSTQNFKISSLYVYEGLKRVETDEVMIGDIAVVSGIQDVNIGETIADAATPEALPFVDIDEPTLSMYFMVNNSPFAGREGDFVTSRHIRDRLNKELETNVSLKVEETDSADSFKVSGRGELHLSILIETMRREGYEFQVSKPMVIYKEKDGKKLEPIENLTIDVPEEFMGVVMEKLGPRKAELKNMTSAINGYTRLEFKIPSRGLIGFRNEFMTDTKGNGIMNSVLDDYEEYRGEIPERSRGSIVVFEPGTAITYGLYNAQERGRLFIEPGTEVYAGMIAGECSRADDIDVNVCKKKHLSNTRSSGADDALKLVPVGEMSLEKCLEFIASDELVEVTPKSIRMRKKELDSNIRKRTSRNK; from the coding sequence ATGGAATTATTTACTAGAAATGACATAAGAAACGTGGCTATAATAGCTCACGTTGACCATGGTAAGACAACACTTGTAGATTCACTTTTAAGACAAAGCCATGTATTTAGAAGTAATGAAAAAGTTCAGGAAAGAGTCATGGACTCTAATGATCTTGAAAAAGAAAGAGGAATAACAATACTTTCAAAGAATACATCTGTAATACACAAGGGTATTAAAATTAATATCGTAGACACACCAGGACATGCAGATTTTGGTGGAGAAGTTGAGCGTGTATTGAAAATGGTTGATAGTGTTCTTTTACTAGTGGATGCTTTTGAAGGACCAATGCCACAGACAAAATTTGTTTTGAAAAAGGCTTTAGAGCTTGGACTTAAGCCTATAGTTGTTGTAAATAAGATAGATAAACCTAATGCTAGGCCTACTGATGTTATTAATGAAGTCTTTGACTTGTTTGTAGAACTTGGTGCTAGTGATGAACAGCTTGAGTTCCCAATAATTTATGCTTCTGCAAGAGATGGAATAGCAAAATATGAAGTCGAAGATGAAAGTGATAATATGGAGCCATTATTCGACACAATAATTAAGCATGTAAAGGCTCCAATTGGATATTTAGAAGCACCTTTTCAAATGCTTGTAACTACTATCGATTCCAATGAATATGTTGGAAGAATTGCTATAGGAAAAGTAGAAAGAGGTCGTTTAAAGAAAAATCAGCAAGCTGCTGCTATTAGAAAAGATGGTTCTACACAAAATTTTAAAATATCTTCTCTCTATGTTTATGAAGGATTAAAAAGGGTAGAAACTGATGAAGTAATGATAGGAGATATAGCTGTTGTTTCCGGTATACAAGACGTAAATATTGGTGAAACTATAGCGGATGCAGCTACTCCAGAAGCACTTCCATTTGTAGATATAGATGAACCTACTTTGAGTATGTATTTTATGGTAAACAATTCACCTTTTGCAGGTAGAGAAGGCGACTTTGTTACTTCAAGACATATAAGAGATAGACTTAATAAGGAACTTGAAACTAATGTAAGTTTAAAAGTTGAAGAAACTGATTCAGCTGATTCATTTAAAGTTAGTGGAAGAGGAGAATTACATCTTTCAATTCTTATTGAAACAATGAGAAGAGAAGGTTATGAATTTCAGGTTTCAAAGCCAATGGTTATCTATAAAGAAAAAGATGGTAAAAAGCTTGAACCAATAGAAAATTTAACTATTGATGTACCAGAAGAATTCATGGGCGTAGTTATGGAAAAATTGGGACCAAGAAAAGCTGAACTTAAAAACATGACATCAGCTATAAATGGTTATACAAGATTGGAATTTAAGATACCATCAAGAGGTCTAATTGGTTTTAGAAATGAATTTATGACTGATACTAAGGGAAATGGTATAATGAATAGTGTACTTGATGACTATGAAGAGTACAGAGGAGAAATACCTGAGAGAAGTAGAGGCTCAATTGTAGTATTTGAACCAGGAACGGCTATAACTTATGGGTTATATAATGCACAAGAAAGAGGAAGACTTTTCATTGAACCAGGTACAGAAGTTTATGCTGGAATGATAGCTGGAGAATGTTCAAGAGCTGATGATATTGATGTTAATGTTTGCAAGAAAAAGCATCTTTCAAATACAAGATCATCTGGTGCTGACGATGCATTAAAATTAGTTCCTGTAGGGGAAATGAGTCTAGAAAAATGTCTTGAATTCATAGCTTCTGATGAATTAGTTGAGGTTACTCCTAAAAGTATAAGAATGAGAAAGAAAGAACTTGATTCAAACATTAGAAAAAGAACAAGTAGAAATAAATAG